In Candidatus Nitronauta litoralis, one DNA window encodes the following:
- a CDS encoding endonuclease domain-containing protein, with product MKKKSSNPFIPYDKSLKEKARKLRNNSTPAEKEFWAILRTMPFFKRYYFTRQKPLGNFIVDFYCHKLKLVIEIDGDTHGTDTAKSYDQKRTHWLEGQGLQVIRFSNRDVLNCINGVMETLEGVIERITGEESPQPPS from the coding sequence ATGAAAAAGAAATCCTCTAACCCTTTTATCCCCTACGATAAATCTCTTAAGGAAAAGGCGAGGAAGCTTCGCAATAATTCAACACCAGCGGAAAAAGAGTTTTGGGCGATTCTCCGTACCATGCCCTTTTTCAAACGATACTATTTCACTCGACAAAAACCATTAGGAAACTTTATCGTCGATTTTTACTGCCATAAATTAAAGCTGGTCATTGAAATTGATGGTGATACACATGGTACAGATACTGCGAAGTCGTATGATCAGAAAAGGACGCATTGGCTGGAAGGTCAAGGATTGCAGGTCATTCGTTTTTCAAATCGTGATGTGTTGAATTGCATCAACGGTGTGATGGAAACGCTTGAAGGGGTTATTGAAAGAATAACAGGGGAAGAATCCCCCCAGCCCCCTTCGTAG
- the ettA gene encoding energy-dependent translational throttle protein EttA codes for MAGEYIFSISQLTKTYGHKKVLENINLSFYHGAKIGIVGENGSGKTTLLRIMGQEDKEFDGRAEPLKGTKIGFLHQEPHLDKDKTVRQVVEEAFSDIKKMIDEFNEVSASMANPMEDDEMEKAMEKMGRLQDEIDAVNGWELDRQVEIAMDALVLPADDQPAGTLSGGEARRVALCRLLLQKPDIILLDEPTNHLDAETVAWLENTLQEFPGNVLVSTHDRYFLDNITKWILELDNGRGIPFEGNYSSWLEQKSERLRQKDKAASGMQKRLEKELEWIRATPAGRRGKNKSRISDYEKLSQSQQTADDNSLDIQIQPGPNLGEKVIVASGLCKGFNGNPLIEGLDFSIPRGAIVGLIGPNGTGKTTLFRMIVGEEKPDAGTLEVGSSVALSYVDQHRDDLASDKTVFEEITQGDEEIEIAGRKLKSRAYVSRFNFRGTDQQKEVGKLSGGERNRVHLAKLLRRSGNVLLLDEPTNDLDVTTLSNLENAILNFNGCVLVISHDRFFLDRICTHLLVFEGDNKVRWYEGNFEEYQQTRKKELGGREENRRSKYKKLTLQK; via the coding sequence ATGGCAGGCGAATACATTTTCTCCATCAGTCAACTGACCAAAACCTACGGACATAAAAAGGTCCTGGAAAATATCAACCTCAGTTTTTACCACGGAGCCAAAATCGGCATCGTCGGCGAAAACGGCTCCGGCAAAACCACCCTGCTTCGCATCATGGGGCAGGAAGACAAGGAATTCGATGGCCGGGCGGAACCCCTGAAGGGAACCAAAATCGGTTTCCTTCATCAGGAACCCCATCTCGACAAGGACAAAACCGTCCGGCAGGTTGTTGAAGAAGCATTCAGCGACATCAAAAAAATGATCGACGAATTCAATGAGGTCAGCGCCAGCATGGCCAATCCCATGGAAGACGACGAGATGGAAAAAGCCATGGAAAAGATGGGGCGACTGCAGGATGAAATCGATGCGGTCAACGGATGGGAACTGGACCGTCAGGTCGAGATTGCGATGGATGCTCTGGTTCTCCCGGCGGATGATCAGCCAGCGGGAACGCTCTCCGGAGGTGAAGCCCGGCGTGTTGCCCTATGCCGACTCCTTTTGCAGAAACCGGACATCATCCTGCTGGATGAGCCGACCAACCATCTGGATGCAGAAACGGTGGCCTGGCTGGAGAACACGCTGCAGGAATTCCCGGGCAACGTTCTGGTCTCGACCCATGACCGTTACTTCCTCGACAACATCACCAAATGGATTCTTGAACTCGACAACGGAAGAGGTATTCCGTTTGAAGGCAACTACTCTTCCTGGCTGGAACAAAAATCTGAACGCCTGCGGCAAAAAGACAAGGCCGCCTCCGGCATGCAAAAACGACTTGAGAAAGAACTCGAATGGATTCGCGCTACTCCGGCAGGTCGTCGTGGCAAAAACAAAAGCCGCATCAGCGATTACGAAAAACTTTCGCAAAGCCAGCAGACAGCGGACGACAACTCGCTCGACATCCAGATACAACCCGGCCCGAACCTCGGCGAGAAAGTTATCGTCGCCAGCGGACTTTGCAAAGGGTTCAACGGCAACCCACTGATTGAGGGACTCGACTTTTCCATTCCGCGCGGCGCGATCGTCGGTTTGATCGGACCTAACGGCACCGGCAAGACCACATTGTTCCGCATGATCGTTGGCGAAGAGAAACCCGACGCCGGCACACTGGAAGTCGGTTCAAGCGTCGCCTTGTCCTATGTCGATCAGCATCGTGACGACCTGGCCTCCGACAAAACCGTGTTTGAAGAAATCACACAGGGTGATGAAGAAATCGAAATCGCCGGACGCAAACTGAAATCACGCGCCTACGTATCGCGTTTTAACTTTCGCGGCACCGATCAACAGAAAGAAGTCGGCAAACTTTCGGGTGGTGAAAGAAACCGCGTACACCTCGCCAAACTACTGCGTCGATCCGGCAACGTGCTGCTGCTGGATGAACCGACCAACGACCTCGACGTGACGACATTGAGCAATCTGGAAAACGCCATCCTTAATTTCAACGGATGCGTACTCGTCATCAGCCATGACCGGTTTTTTCTGGACCGCATCTGCACGCACCTGCTCGTGTTTGAGGGTGATAACAAAGTTCGCTGGTATGAGGGGAATTTTGAAGAGTATCAGCAAACGCGCAAGAAAGAACTCGGCGGCCGCGAAGAAAATAGACGGTCAAAGTATAAGAAGCTGACGTTACAAAAGTAG
- a CDS encoding class I SAM-dependent methyltransferase, translating into MNCPLCNGPADRFHHSRDRDFFLCTQCHYIFVPSSHHLSPGEEKKRYLEHENSLENEGYVQMFETKLDLLKKYGPKSGTVLDFGCGYEPVLKTLLERQGYSASVYDKFFFPDWDAGKQFDAVISTETFEHLDSPASEIDRILGVLKPGGYLAIMTRFYPETGGKPDLEIFKDWYYKNDPTHIGFYGSGTLQWLADNCAIELVYRDDLDFVLYRTS; encoded by the coding sequence ATGAACTGCCCGCTTTGTAATGGCCCGGCCGACCGGTTTCATCATTCGCGTGATCGCGACTTTTTTCTCTGCACCCAATGTCACTACATTTTTGTCCCTTCGAGTCACCATCTTTCACCTGGCGAGGAAAAGAAACGCTATCTCGAACATGAAAACAGTCTGGAGAATGAGGGCTATGTCCAAATGTTCGAAACCAAACTGGACCTTTTAAAAAAATACGGACCGAAGTCCGGCACGGTACTGGACTTTGGCTGCGGCTACGAACCGGTCCTGAAAACTCTATTGGAAAGACAGGGCTACTCAGCTTCGGTCTACGACAAATTTTTCTTTCCCGATTGGGACGCTGGCAAACAATTTGATGCGGTCATTTCAACGGAAACGTTCGAGCATCTGGATTCACCGGCATCAGAAATCGATCGTATTCTGGGTGTTCTCAAACCGGGTGGGTATCTGGCCATCATGACCCGATTTTATCCGGAGACCGGTGGCAAACCGGACCTTGAAATTTTCAAAGACTGGTATTATAAAAACGATCCAACCCATATCGGGTTTTACGGCAGCGGGACGCTCCAATGGCTCGCTGATAACTGCGCGATCGAACTCGTTTATCGAGACGATCTGGACTTTGTCCTTTACCGCACCTCTTAA